The Bacillus sp. SM2101 genome segment ATTTTTTTTAAAAGCTGTTCGATGATACTCAGAAACATTTTTGTATTGTATTGTTTCTATAATATGTATTATTACTTGAAGGCTTGTAATAATTTGAATAGCTTCTTTCACCGTTCCATTATAATGCTTATACATCTCTACCTTAGATAATATGTTGTTTTCTTCCATCTCTGTTATTTCCTCATCTGTGAAATAACTTGGAAAAATGTCTGAATAAAAATAAGCGATTAACTCCTCTATCTGTTTTTCTTGTTCAGGAGTAGATGCATACACAACTTTCACAAGATGACCCCCATCTTTACAATTCTTTTATAAGAATACCATAGACTTAATGTACATGGTGCTGGTAACTGTTTCCCCATCTATAGTAAATTATAACAATGAGGAAAATTAAACAAATACCATTTTTTACTCTATCTTAATAACAAAATAGATATGGTACATACGCAACAAAGAAAGGAGACATATACATTGAGAGCGAATCGTAAAGGAGAATGGTTTGAGATCATTGCACCTATAGAATGGCATCAATTCACTATCAATCATTTATTTAAAAATCATTGGCATATTCCAAAGAAATTGACTCATGATTTCCGCATGCACCGAAGAATAAAAATAAACAATCAAGCCATATCATGGGATACAAAAATACAAGCTGGAGATCGGATTCAATTACATGTTTTTTATGAAGTTAAAGATTCAGTTATTCCGGATTATGCCGATATACAAATTTTATATGAAGATGATCATCTCATTATTGTTAATAAACCGAGTGGCATGGACACACACCCCAATGAACTAGGACAAACAGGTACGCTAGCTAATGCTGTTTCTTATCACTTTCTATCAAACGGTATTTCTGCTACTGCAAAACACGTCCATCGTCTAGACAGAAATACAACAGGTGCAGTTCTTTTTGCAAAACACCCTCTTGTTGGTGTGATGTTAGATAAAATGCTAACAGAGCGCAAAATTAAAAGAACATACCTGGCTGTTGTTCATGGTATTCTCACGAAAAAACAAGGATGTATTGATGCACCGATCGGGCGTGATCGACACCATCCAACGAGGAGAAGGGTGTCTAAAAACGGTCAAGATGCAATCACTCATTACAAGGTCATTTCAAATAATCGAAATGAAAACACAGCCCTATTATATTTGCAATTAGATACTGGCCGTACGCACCAAATACGCGTTCATCTCAGTCATTTGGATCACCCTTTAATTGGCGACGTTTTATATGGTGGGAAAAAATCAAAAGCTGCTAGACAAGCATTACATGCTGCAAAAATTTCCTTTCACCACCCTTTCACACGTGAATTAATTGAATGCTATGCACCGTTCTTGGACGAGCCACCAATTTTTCCTGATGATGTAACTAATTATTTGACTTAAGCTCTATGCTTCTTTAAAACGATGACAACCATATAAAACTACGTCTTGCTATTCTACTTTGGTAAAATTACAGCAAAGTTTTAGAGAAGCACCTTAGCTTGTGATTATCAGTTAACGTACATGTTTATTTCTTACAACTTTCAATGCAAAAACAGCCACGTTAAGATAGTCCATACTTATCTAGCTTTCGATATAAGGTCGATAAGCTAATATTTAGCATTTTTGCAAGCTGCTCCTTTTGCTCCTTTTGATTTAATGGGAGATGCTGTGCTAATATATTTCGTTCAAAGTTAGCAACCATTGAATCTAAACTACTACTATTTTGACGAGTATGTAGATAATAAGGAAGATCTTCAAAGGTTAGAGTATGTGGTGATTCTACCATATTCATCATATACTCTACTGTATTCTCTAATTGACGAATATTCCCTTTCCACTCATTTTGTAAAAACCACTGCTCTAGAAGAGGATCCAATTTTGGGACGTTTTTTTGTAATATATGACTATATTTTTTTAGAAAATAAGACAAGAATAATCGTATATCTCCAACCCTTTCTGATAATGAAGGTAAACGAAGTGGTATGACATTAATCCTGTAATATAAATCTTCACGAAAAGTCTCTTTCGTAACCATTTCCCACAAGCTTTTGTTTGTTGCTGCGATGACTCGGACATTTAATGAATATTGACGAGTGCCTCCCACTCTTTCAACCTGCTTCTCTTGTAGCACTCGTAGTAATTTGGGCTGTACCGATAGTGGTAAATCACCTATCTCGTCAAGAAAGATCGTCCCATTATTTGCTGCCTCAAATTTACCAATTTTCCCTCCACGATTTGCTCCAGTAAAAGCGCCTTTATCATAACCAAACAATTCACTCTCAACTAATGTTTCTGGAATAGCCGAACAATTTACAGTAATAAATGGTTGGTTAGCTCGGCTACTCTCATAATGAACAGCCTTCGCCATACATTCTTTACCTGTCCCATTTTCCCCAGTTAGTAGAATAGTGGATGGGCTATTGACTACTTTTTTTGCCTTCTTAACGACAGAGTGAAATTGTTCACTTTCCCCTATCATATCGTTGAAAGAATAAGCTCTCTTCTCTTGCTGAAATCCTTCATGAACTTCACAATTTCTTGTTGTTACTTCAAGTAGTAATAGCTTATTTTCAAGTAATGTGCTAATAGTTCCCATAAATTTATATAGTTTTTCTTTGTTGGTTACAATTAAATCTCGTTGTTCTGCCGTAAAACCGATAAATCCTATAACTCCAATTGGTTGATCATTCATCATGACAGGGTAACCCATAGTTGCTAATTCGGTACACCGTTCATGAAAAATACAGCTTATACAGTGTTCATGATCTTTGCGATTATCGAAAATAGTTCCCTTCGATCCTGTACGTAATATTTGCTCAAAAAAAGAACCTTCTGGTATCGATTTTCCAATAAGACTTTGATGAAACCCTGTGCCACTTACTCTTATTCCTAACTCATCTATAATAGAAACTTCCAACCCTAGTAAGTCGGCCATATTGTCGGCACACGATTGGGCGAATTCTTCTATCTTAGATATATATGACATTATTTTCACCTCATAAGTGCTTGCTCGATATCTAATAGTATATCGCGTTTTTCTTCTAATCCAGTTGACAATCTAATGAGACCATCAGTAATTCCAAACGAAGCTCTTTCATGTTTAGGGATAGCAAAATGGGTCATTGATGCCGGGTGTTGTACAAGCGTTTCTGGATCACCAAGGCTGAACGAAATCATACAAAGCTCCAATCTATCTATAAATTTCTTCGCTTCTTCAAAGCCTCCTTTCACTTCAAAAGAAACGATACCACCATATCCATTCATTTGTTCTTTGACAAGTTGATATTGTGGATGTGTTGTTGATCCTGGAAAATAAACATTACTAATATACGGATGTTGGTCCAAATAGTTTGCAATTTCTTGAGCACTATCACAATGTTGCTTCATGCGTATAGGTAATGTTTTTAACCCACGTAAAATTAAGTAGGAATCCCATGCGTTTAAGTGCTGTCCTAAATCACCCATCACATTTTTACGAATAGATTCAATTTGCTGCCGATTGCTAATTATGAAACCTGCTAATACATCACCATGTCCGTTTAAGTATTTTGTGGCACTATGAATAACAATGTCTGCACCAAGCTCTAATGGCTTTTGTAATAATGGGGTCATCAAAGTATTATCAACTACGACGGTTAGCCCATGTTCATGTGCTAATGTTGATAACTTGTTAATATCTAATACTGTTAGACAAGGGTTAGATGGTGTTTCAATAAATAGCACTTTGGTTTCAGGTCTTATTGCTTGTTTTACCATAGTTAAGTCAGTACAGTCTACATAATCATATGTAATTCCAAAGCGCGGGCCTAGCGTAGATAAAAATTTATACGTCCCACCGTATATGTGTTTTGTAACGAGTATATGTTCTCCATGTTTAACATTTGCTAGGATGGCGCTAGAAATAGCTGCCATTCCACTTGATAAACCTAATGCAGCCTCTCCATTTTCTAATAAAGCGATGTGCGCTTCTAATTTATTTGTCGTAGGATTACCATATCTTCCATAATAAATCCCAGCCCTTGCTCCTGAAACAACCGATGCAGCTTCTTCAGTATTTTCAAATGCATATGCCACAGCTGGTGTTACTGAGTTCGCTATAACCCCATTTCTTCTCTTTTCTTTATTACCATGAATACATTTAGTATTTATACTCCAATCATATATCATTTCTGTCATTTCGAGTTCCTCCCTTGATAATAAAACAACATCTTTTTTGCAATATTTGTGCCAACGAGGGATACTCCTATGTTATCTAGAAAAGATATATGTAATAACCACTTTTAATTAGTATCAAATGTTCTTATAGCATTAATAATTCGCATAAATGAGAATGAATTTTTATGATTGATAATGATCTTTTATCCATCTCATTATAAACCATTGACTAACAAATCATAAATCAGTAGAATGAAACACAATATTATCTACAGTAATATGTTCATTGTTGTGATTTATATTACTACATTGCATCAGGAAGGAGCTCACCAATGAATAAAAGTCAGTTAAAAAAACGTATTGCAGCCTCAAATCAAACAAATGAGGCGGATTTAGTTATAAAAAATGGCAAAATAGTTGATCTATTTAATTTAGATATAATAAATGCAGATGTTGCCATCACAGACGGTGTTTTTGTCGGCATTGGCAAGTATTCAGGAAAAGAGGAAATTGACGCAAAAGGGAAGTACATTGTTCCGTCCTTTATTGATAGCCATGTACATATAGAATCTTCCATGGTCACTCCAGTTCAATTCTCTCAAGTCGTTTTACCCCATGGGATTACAACTGTTATCACAGATCCACATGAAATAGCTAATGTTACTGGAGCTGATGGCATATCATTTATGTTAAACAATTCAGAAAATGTTCCAATGGATATATATTTCATGCTGCCATCATGTGTTCCAGCGACGCCATTTGAAAATTCAGGTGCAACGTTATCTGCTAAAGATTTAGAACCCTTCTTCAAGCACCCAAGAGTTTTAGGCTTAGCAGAAGTAATGGATTATCCAGCAGTTATGAATGGCGAAGAAACGATGATGGATAAATTAACGACAGCGATGAAATACTCTGATCGAATGGATGGTCATTTAGCTGGATTAGATGAGCAAGCTATCAATATATACATGACTGCTGGAATACGAACTGATCACGAATGTGTATCTGTTGAAGAAGCTAGAGATCGTATTAAACGTGGAATGTACGTGTTAATTCGTGAAGGTTCTGGTGCAAAAGACCTGATTTCAGTCATTCCAGCTGTAAATACAAATAATGCTCGTAGATTTGCATTTTGTACAGATGATAAACATTTAGATGAATTAATTGAAGAAGGAAGTATCAACCATAATATACGTTTAGCAATTCAGCATGGTTTAGAACCGTTACTTGCTTACCAATTAGCATCATTAAATGCGGCAGAGTGCTTCGGGCTAAAAAATAAAGGCGCCATTGCTCCTGGTTATGAAGCCGACTTCTTACTAATTGATAACTTAGAAGAGGTAGCTATTCATCAAGTTTTCAAAGCTGGGAAGCTTGTTGCTCAAGATGGTAAAATGGTAATAGAAGATACGAAAAAACTAGAACAACATTTACCTGAAAGTATTATTCATACAGTTAACATTCCTAAGATCGATAGTAAAGATTTAATGATCCCAATGTCAAATAGTTCTAGTGCTAATATAATTGGTATTATTCCAAATAGTATACATACTAAGCATCTTGTTGAAGAGGTCTTAGTGGAGGATAATGAATTTATACCATGCACGAAAAAGGATCACTTAAAAATTGCAGTAGTCGAACGACATAAAAAGACTGGAAATGTTGGCTTAGGCATCGTAAAAGGACTTGAATTATCATCAGGTGCCATAGCTGCAACGGTTGCACACGATTCACATAATATTGTTGTAGCAGGTACAAATGACGAAGATATGATAACAGCCATCAATCAAATATCACATATGGGTGGCGGACTTGTTGTGGTCAAAGATAAAAAAATACTAAGTGCTGTACCATTGAATATCGGTGGGCTTATGTCCGAAAAATCATTCAACAGTGTATATGGGGAGCTAAAACAGCTAGATGATGCATTACAGCAAATTAACGCACCAACTCATTTTAACCCATTTTTAACATTGTCCTTTTTATGTTTGCCAGTTATCCCTAAGCTAAAGGTGA includes the following:
- a CDS encoding sigma 54-interacting transcriptional regulator, coding for MSYISKIEEFAQSCADNMADLLGLEVSIIDELGIRVSGTGFHQSLIGKSIPEGSFFEQILRTGSKGTIFDNRKDHEHCISCIFHERCTELATMGYPVMMNDQPIGVIGFIGFTAEQRDLIVTNKEKLYKFMGTISTLLENKLLLLEVTTRNCEVHEGFQQEKRAYSFNDMIGESEQFHSVVKKAKKVVNSPSTILLTGENGTGKECMAKAVHYESSRANQPFITVNCSAIPETLVESELFGYDKGAFTGANRGGKIGKFEAANNGTIFLDEIGDLPLSVQPKLLRVLQEKQVERVGGTRQYSLNVRVIAATNKSLWEMVTKETFREDLYYRINVIPLRLPSLSERVGDIRLFLSYFLKKYSHILQKNVPKLDPLLEQWFLQNEWKGNIRQLENTVEYMMNMVESPHTLTFEDLPYYLHTRQNSSSLDSMVANFERNILAQHLPLNQKEQKEQLAKMLNISLSTLYRKLDKYGLS
- a CDS encoding PLP-dependent aspartate aminotransferase family protein, with translation MTEMIYDWSINTKCIHGNKEKRRNGVIANSVTPAVAYAFENTEEAASVVSGARAGIYYGRYGNPTTNKLEAHIALLENGEAALGLSSGMAAISSAILANVKHGEHILVTKHIYGGTYKFLSTLGPRFGITYDYVDCTDLTMVKQAIRPETKVLFIETPSNPCLTVLDINKLSTLAHEHGLTVVVDNTLMTPLLQKPLELGADIVIHSATKYLNGHGDVLAGFIISNRQQIESIRKNVMGDLGQHLNAWDSYLILRGLKTLPIRMKQHCDSAQEIANYLDQHPYISNVYFPGSTTHPQYQLVKEQMNGYGGIVSFEVKGGFEEAKKFIDRLELCMISFSLGDPETLVQHPASMTHFAIPKHERASFGITDGLIRLSTGLEEKRDILLDIEQALMR
- a CDS encoding RluA family pseudouridine synthase; this translates as MRANRKGEWFEIIAPIEWHQFTINHLFKNHWHIPKKLTHDFRMHRRIKINNQAISWDTKIQAGDRIQLHVFYEVKDSVIPDYADIQILYEDDHLIIVNKPSGMDTHPNELGQTGTLANAVSYHFLSNGISATAKHVHRLDRNTTGAVLFAKHPLVGVMLDKMLTERKIKRTYLAVVHGILTKKQGCIDAPIGRDRHHPTRRRVSKNGQDAITHYKVISNNRNENTALLYLQLDTGRTHQIRVHLSHLDHPLIGDVLYGGKKSKAARQALHAAKISFHHPFTRELIECYAPFLDEPPIFPDDVTNYLT
- a CDS encoding DUF5365 family protein, giving the protein MKVVYASTPEQEKQIEELIAYFYSDIFPSYFTDEEITEMEENNILSKVEMYKHYNGTVKEAIQIITSLQVIIHIIETIQYKNVSEYHRTAFKKNISFLEKYSLSFPFQIDSFSLPKTNIISYYCKPNNQFLV
- the ade gene encoding adenine deaminase, with protein sequence MNKSQLKKRIAASNQTNEADLVIKNGKIVDLFNLDIINADVAITDGVFVGIGKYSGKEEIDAKGKYIVPSFIDSHVHIESSMVTPVQFSQVVLPHGITTVITDPHEIANVTGADGISFMLNNSENVPMDIYFMLPSCVPATPFENSGATLSAKDLEPFFKHPRVLGLAEVMDYPAVMNGEETMMDKLTTAMKYSDRMDGHLAGLDEQAINIYMTAGIRTDHECVSVEEARDRIKRGMYVLIREGSGAKDLISVIPAVNTNNARRFAFCTDDKHLDELIEEGSINHNIRLAIQHGLEPLLAYQLASLNAAECFGLKNKGAIAPGYEADFLLIDNLEEVAIHQVFKAGKLVAQDGKMVIEDTKKLEQHLPESIIHTVNIPKIDSKDLMIPMSNSSSANIIGIIPNSIHTKHLVEEVLVEDNEFIPCTKKDHLKIAVVERHKKTGNVGLGIVKGLELSSGAIAATVAHDSHNIVVAGTNDEDMITAINQISHMGGGLVVVKDKKILSAVPLNIGGLMSEKSFNSVYGELKQLDDALQQINAPTHFNPFLTLSFLCLPVIPKLKVTDLGLFDVKTFKHIQIATNEK